Proteins co-encoded in one Malus domestica chromosome 09, GDT2T_hap1 genomic window:
- the LOC103444051 gene encoding heat stress transcription factor A-4c-like gives MDGSQGGSGGAPAPFLTKTYDLVDDPSSNHMVSWSETGSSFVVWDPTEFAKEMLPMYFKHNNFSSFVRQLNTYGFRKIDPEQWEFANEEFLRGGRHLLTNIHRRKPIHSHSLQNHEYSSVPLTDTEREEYEKKINRLNHDKSLLELEVQRHQRESQEFEFQIQILREQLQNMENRQRQYTAFLAQLVQKPGFASVLVQQSEIHSKKRRLLKSNHFPDDFGMEDLTLNPQKETLGIKLDQLEKMESSLNFWDDFLHGVGEAMPEEVNDIGPLSQASPIIVTEIQDTSMNSRPCSPRSHISSPNSMNAHSFPEVAGSANLFDILAITSMCHTVDFRSKSSGIDMNSKPDSAPALDSSKENVVQVKNAEPAKANDVFWEQCLTETPGLDDAAGVQSERSDGDGKASDANPAIRKKLWWNTDNVDNFRNQIGRLTPATNFR, from the exons ATGGATGGTTCTCAGGGTGGTTCTGGTGGTGCGCCGGCGCCGTTTCTTACAAAAACATACGACTTGGTGGATGATCCTTCGTCCAACCACATGGTGTCTTGGAGTGAAACTGGTTCTAGTTTTGTAGTTTGGGATCCCACCGAGTTCGCCAAGGAAATGCTTCCCATGTATTTCAAGCACAACAATTTTTCGAGTTTCGTGAGGCAGCTTAATACATAT GGGTTTAGAAAGATTGATCCAGAACAGTGGGAGTTTGCAAATGAGGAATTCTTAAGAGGAGGAAGACATCTGCTGACGAATATTCACCGCCGCAAGCCAATTCATAGTCATTCCTTGCAGAATCACGAGTATTCTTCAGTTCCTTTGACTGATACGGAGAGAGAAGAATATGAGAAGAAAATCAACAGACTGAATCATGATAAAAGCTTGCTTGAGTTGGAGGTACAACGGCATCAAAGAGAGAGTCAGGAGTTTGAATTTCAAATACAGATATTACGAGAACAACTGCAGAACATGGAGAATCGGCAGAGGCAATACACGGCTTTCCTGGCTCAACTAGTGCAGAAACCGGGATTTGCTTCGGTACTTGTGCAGCAGTCAGAAATCCATAGCAAAAAGAGAAGATTACTGAAATCGAACCACTTTCCCGATGACTTCGGTATGGAAGATTTGACTTTGAATCCGCAGAAAGAAACTTTGGGAATAAAGTTGGACCAGCTTGAGAAGATGGAGTCTTCCTTGAACTTTTGGGATGATTTTCTACATGGGGTTGGGGAAGCGATGCCCGAAGAAGTAAATGATATTGGCCCATTGTCTCAGGCCTCTCCTATCATTGTTACAGAAATACAAGACACCAGCATGAATAGCAGGCCTTGCTCACCTAGATCGCATATATCTTCACCGAATTCAATGAATGCTCATTCCTTCCCAGAGGTGGCTGGGTCTGCAAATCTTTTTGACATCCTTGCTATAACATCAATGTGCCACACTGTTGATTTCAGGTCTAAATCTTCAGGAATTGATATGAACTCCAAGCCCGACAGTGCCCCTGCTCTTGATTCCTCAAAAGAAAATGTAGTACAAGTGAAAAATGCCGAGCCTGCCAAGGCAAATGATGTCTTTTGGGAACAATGCCTAACAGAGACTCCTGGTTTAGATGATGCGGCGGGAGTACAGTCAGAAAGAAGCGATGGCGATGGCAAAGCGAGTGATGCCAATCCGGCTATTCGGAAGAAGCTTTGGTGGAACACAGATAATGTAGATAACTTTAGGAACCAAATAGGGCGCCTCACTCCAGCTACTAATTTTAGATAA